The Canis lupus familiaris isolate Mischka breed German Shepherd chromosome 7, alternate assembly UU_Cfam_GSD_1.0, whole genome shotgun sequence nucleotide sequence TCCCCTCACGCGGTCTCCCCCCCCACGCGGCCTCCCCCCCTCACGCGGTCTCTCCGCCTTACGGGGTCTCTTCCCCCGCCCCGTCACGCAGGCGGTCTCCCCGTCACGTGGTCACGCCCCCGTCACGTGGTCACACCCCCCCATCAAGCGGTCTCCCCCTTAGGCGGTCTTCCCTTAGGCGGTCACCCCGTCACGCGGTCTCCCCCCGTCACGCGGTCTCCCCCCGTCACGCGGCCTCCCCCCCTCACGCGGCCTCCCCCCTCACGCGGtctccccccccccgcggcctccCCCCCCACGCGGCCTCCCCCCCTCACGCGGCCTCCCCGCCTCACGCGGCCTCCCCCCCTCACGCGGCCTCCTCCCCTCACGCGGTCTCCCCCCCCACGCGGCCTCCCCCCCTCACGCGGTCTCTCCGCCTTACGGggtctcttcccccccccccgtcacgCAGGCGGTCTCCCCGTCACGTGGTCACGCCCCTGTCACGTGGTCACACCTCCCCATCAAGCGGTCTCCCCCTTACGCGGTCTTCCCTTAGGCGGTCACCCCGTCACGCGGTCTCCCCCCGTCACGCGGTCTCCCCCCGACGCCGCGTCCCCCCCTCGTCACGCGGtgtgtccttccctccctcagcCGCCCACCCTTCCTTGCCCACTACGCGCCGGGCAGAGATAAGAGGATTTCCGGTGATGCCGCCTGAGGAGGCAAGTGGTGCGGCCATTAGCAGGTCCTTCCCCGCACGTCGTCGTTTGGggcagctccagctgccttcccCCGGGAGGCCTGGCCAGAGAGAGCACGGCCTGCACCCCGGGGTGCCCGGGATAGGATGACGGGGTACGGCCCGGAGAATCCCTCAGAAGGCGGGTGGCCAGCTCCGCGCCGCCCCAGCATCCTTCAGGTTTGCTCCGGGTGCTCCGACGCGGCCCCTGTGTGCGGCAGCCGGCAGCCCAGGACCAGGGCCCTTGGGCTTCGGCTGCCCTGGCACTGCCCGTCCCCAAAGCAGCCACCCAGCCCTCCAGGCGCCGCGCCTCGTGGGTGACTCTGGCTGGTCTAAGCCCCGGAAGCCCTGGCACATGTCTCCATTGCGGAGCCACCCCCGCAGGGCGGCGCCCCCCCTCCACTGGCCCTGACCACAGGTCCCAGGGGTGccccccgggggggcggggctgggggagccCTGTGGGTCAAGGGGACGGGCGCAGTCTCCGCATTGAGGGTCCCACTGGCCGTGCTCCAGGGGAGAAAGGTAATAGGAGCAACTTCCACTTACTATCAGTATAAATCCCACAATCAGGAAAATTGCTTCAATTGCTAAAAAATGCTGGTGGGAaagtccatttatttttcatttttcttgtgcaCTTGCCCCCCTTACTCATGAATCAATGTCGgtatgtaaattaaatttatacCCCCGTTATCTTTCATGCCTCTGGGGCTCTGGTGTCAACTGGGCTTCTGGTTCCTGAAAGCCATGGTCCGCTTCCCAGTGGAGAGAGATGGGTCCTCTCCAAGGGCTCCTCACTGTTCTGGAGCCTCccctgagcccccctcccctcgACAAGACCACACTTGCTTTTTGGAAAACTCTCGTTCTTCTCTGGAGCTGCTTTAGCTCTAGCATCTGCAGCAAAGGATTTGGACGCTCGACTTCTGGTGTTTCATGTTGGGAGGGTTTGCAGGGAGCATGCCGAAGGcctggtttcatttctttcttttttaaaaaattttatttattcatgagagacagagagagagagagagaggccgagacacaggcagagggagaagcaggttctttgcAGAAGCCGGATgagggacccgatcctgggactccacgaCCACGCCCCGGGCCCAAGGtggacgccaaaccactgagccccccagggatcccctcatttctAGCACCGGCTTTCTGAATTGGCCTGGAGAGGACATGCAAACTGCGGGCATTTCGGAAACACATTCTAGTAACACATAGACACACaggcttcttttctctttgtcccccaagcacacacatacacacacccactcACACAAGATAGAACtgggtgcctgcctgccttcctctttAACACGGGCTGACGTGGTTAAACAGCAGCTGTTGAAGAAGCCGGGTTTCACCTGCATTCTGGGAGGTGTAGAACTTTCTAGAGCTGACAGTGTACTTTGTTCTCCATCCTCAGATTTCGGCTCCTCCCTGGGCCGCCTCTGTAAAGCATGGTTAGCTGATGATGTATTCATTCAACCACTGTTAACTCTCCGTTTCTGGGTCCTGTACCCCTTGAAAATCTaatgaaccccccccccccccccagctgtaCAATTTCGAAGGACCCGGGGGCAGTTTGCAGAGTCCATCCTGAGCCGGGGGCTGGAGAACACCTGCAGTGGAGGCCTGCTCCTGCGCCCCCCACCCTCCTCGCCAAACAGAGAGGCTTTCCAGGGGCTCAGGAGTCTGGGGTCCCTCTGAGCCAGTTGCCCCAGCCCCTCACAGCCCAGCACCCTTCTCAGAGCTTGTCTCAGAAGAGCTGACCCCTGGGCCACACTTCTAGACTTAGAGACCCTCCTCAACTCCCTTGCGTGACACCTTGTTGCTGGGCGGGGAGCTCCTTAAGTGGCAGCTGGCCGCGCCTGCTCCAGGCCCCTGGAGCCCCCCAGCAGGTATCATTACTGCATAAGAGACCCATCATTCTGCATTAATCTGGGATTCATCATGATAGCCATGaccataattaatttatttggtaTTAATGTGGATGAAATATGTACTGTCCTTTCAGGGGAAATCAGGCTGCCTATAAGCATTAGTTAAAAGGACCATTAAAATCAAACCTTCCCCAGATCCATTAGGCGAAGTCTTTCATCCTGAAGAAGATAAAGTTCTGCTGTGTGAAATGTCATGAATAATTAGGTTGATTGCTGTTTTAaactctgcccctgcctctccaaCCCCTCCCGCCTTCCTCCTGAAGCAGGCAAGCCTCACCTACAGTGGAGCCCCCCCTTCGTCACCCTTGTCTACACTGGCCCCAAATTCCCCTCGGCCCTCTGCGACTACCCGTGTGGCTCTGTGCCTATGGGCGCATGGGGAAGGGGGCCCCCTCGACCCCACTGGACTCCATTTTCACTGTGTCTGCCTCCCCCACTTCTGACCCTTGGCCCAGGGTGGCATGTGGCGCCTTCCTCTTGCCTCAGTGCTGGTCCAGAAAAGAATAGCCGCGGGAGAGAGCTGAAGCACCGTCCGTTCACACTGAGGTCTGCAGACTCCTCGTCCCGAATGGTGCAGGGGTGTGAAATGCGGACTCCTGGGCTCACGGCAGACCAGCTCAGCTCAGGGGCTGTgcgtggggaggggatgggggctgGCCTGGAGGGCTTCGGTGTGGGGCGGAGAGCCTTGCTCTTGCTGCCAGAGTCGAGTTTCTCCAGAACTGCAGTGTCGACGCTGGCACGAGCAGTCTCCTGGCTCCCCTTGTGGGAGCACTGTCAGCTGGAGGCTCTTTGCACACTGGCTCATGAACACACGCAGTTACCCGGTGGGGCTGGTCCTCTAGGCCTCACGGGAAAGCTGAAGACCAGCCTGCTCGAGGGGCTCGGGGGTACTGACCGGGCAGTGGCAGCCCTGGTGTGTCAGCCCTAGAAGAGGCACTGGAGACCACTGTGACCCAGCTCTTCCCCTGGTGGTTAAAGAGCCCGGGGCGCAAAACACTGAGGGCGGGCGGAGATGGGAGTGGATGGTAAGcacggggttggggggcaggCCCAGGCCCGGATGCCCATGGCCACCCCATGTGGGAATCGGCTGATTAGGACGTGGGGGATGGCCAgactcccccttccccccaccacgCGCTCTCATCCCTTCCTGCTGCCCCAACAGGCGCTTCGGCACAAAATGCACGGCCTGCCAGCAGGGCATCCCCCCGACCCAGGTGGTGCGCAAGGCGCAGGACTTCGTCTACCACCTGCACTGCTTCGCCTGCATCATCTGTAACCGGCAGCTGGCCACGGGCGACGAGTTCTACCTCATGGAGGACGGGCGGCTGGTGTGCAAGGAGGACTACGAGACGGCCAAGCAGAACGGTAGGCCGAGGCGCCCCGCTCGCGGCCCTCTCCAGGCCTCTGTCCGGGTGGCGCCCCGGGCCGGGTCCTCCTGGGTGCGCGCTGCCTGTCCCTCAGAGCCCTCCGCAGGTCCCTCACCGCTCCccccccacttcctctctggcGGGCTTCACTGCAGCGTTAATCGGGTTAGAGGTAGAGAGAGCAGCCCGGCCCCTGCATTGGTCATGGCCTATGTGGCTGGCTCCtagcctggggtggggctgggagggcgCCGGGGCTGCTCACTGGTCTCGTGTCCTGCGGTGCACATGTACCTCGGGGCCTCCACACCTCACAGGCTTGTCAGCGAGCCCAGCGCCAGCCTAAGTTGGCTCCCCTTTCGGTTAACTGCGTTCTGTTTCCCGTCTCAGGCTGTGGGCTTGCCGAGGGCAGGTGAGGTGAGGACTCCCTGTGTCTCCCCAAGGCCCTGATACCAGTCAACCACAGAGCTTCCTACCCACCTGCCCTTCCCTCAGCCCCCTTGGGGCCCAGGCTCTACGCAGAGACCTCCACAGGGTTGTCATTGTCAGGCCGCAGGGTTAACAGTGCACCTGGAAAAAACCTGCCCccatgggggcagcctgggcaggGCCGCTGCTCTGCCCTCCAGCGCCGTGTTCTGGAGCAGCCAGGGGCCTTTCCGGGGCCTGGACAGGGCGGTGACCCCTCCCCTgtagccccacctcgggctcctcaCTCACAGCTGGGTGCCCAGGGGCTGTGCCCTTCACCCTGGCTCCAGATGTGGAATTTGGCCCAACTCTCCCTGGGAATCTCAGATGCCCAAACACAAAACATCAAGGCCATTTGCCTTTGACTAGAATTTTCATCCACTCAGGGTGTTACTGCAAAGAGCAGCTCTCAACAGCTCTGGGCTTGATGGGGAAAAAAGCGACAACAATGTCATGTGTCATCTTCTAGATCTTTCCTGGGCCCCCCACACATGTGTTTTATAGATCTGAGACAGACATGGAGAAATGAGTATATTTTTGCTGAATAACCACAGTTTGAGGGTTTTGTGGTGGTGCGGAGGCAGAGGTATAGGGGCCGTTTTGGGGAGGCAGCTGGAGCCAAGCTTGGCTTTGGTGGGAGGTGAGCAGGACAGCACTGCAGGGGCGCCTGAGTCAGAGGCTTCCACTTTCTTCTCCCAGAACCCCCACAGCCCTGGCCTTTCAGGATGGACAGGCCTTTGGTCTCCTTTCACCTCTTTCTGGGACCTCGGCAAGCCCATTCCCAGGCTCTCTGCCTTAATGTATTCATCTATTCTGGTTTCTTAAGACTCCCTTGATGCTGCTGCTTTGGAGTCAATTATGATGTCATAGAAGATTAGGGCATCTTGTCGGGGATAAACCATCAAAGCAGATGGACTCAGAGATCCCCAGCTGCCTTTGGAACTCTGATGCCCTTCCCCAGGGATGCTAGGAATGTGCCACCTCCCTCCAGGCTGGCGGCTGCTTCTCCTCATTGGAGGCCTTTTTAGACCTGGCCTTGCATCCAGCTCTGCTGGGGATGGTTCGAGAAGAGGGGGAGACTAGCTGGGAGGCAAGAATGATGTGGAGTGAACACTCTTATCAAGGATTGTCTGTGCTGTACCAGACCTTGGTAGCACACCGGATTTGGCACCAGAGGCTGGTGGACACCTCTGCTCAGTCACTAACCTGGGGGTCCCCTGGCCAGCTGTGTAACTGGTTCAGCCTTGGTTTCTCAGCTCTGTATGGGGAGGCGGTGGGGGTAACAGCACCTGCCGCATAGGCTGTTTCCCGAGGTTCAAATAGGATGACGCCTGTGGGGTGGATGCTGAGGGAGGGTGAGGACAACGTTGAAGAGGAATGCAAACAGGGGGCTGAGATCTGCTTTAGGTTTTCAAGTAGTGGAGGTTACACAGTATTCCTGacctttctcttctttgggacacctggttctttttgttttaattcctccCGGCTGATCTAAACCTTCTTTCAGGCTTCCAGTTCCCGCCCTTGTGTTACACAAAGGACCAGTATCAGCTATTTGTACCTTAGTGTGaatgattttgttcatttgttataTCTCCCTGGATATTTGCATTTTCAATATAATGAGGTTGCATTTTATGCCAGGGACAAGTGCTAGGAGACCCTGCATAATTCAAAACCAACATATTTTAAGACTAATTTTCCCATAGGAATTAATGTAAAAAGTAGGAGGGGGGATGTATTCTGGAAGCACATAAATCCATAACTGGTGAAGTGTATCTTTGCCTTAatgctactttttattttctcagcacTCTCTCTAATACCTTGCAGAATGCTCTCTCCTAAATTAACAGCCTAGGATATCGTGGTCTCGCTTGGCCTTCTTCATAGCGTTTTATCACATTTAACTTCCGTACCAAAGTTATTGATTTTTGGGTACATTTTTCAGCACGAGCACTGCCACCACTACTTAATGAATACTTGGATGACATTGTTATAggatataaaaaagattttaaattataataacaGTGAATGTTAAAATAACAGCATAATAGTCCCCATAATCGCAAGAAGAAAGTCCTGTGCACATAGACAGCAGTTCTGGACCAGTGGGCCACCGACCCAGGATGACGGCTATACCCCAGTGGCCGTGGCAAAGAAAACCATTTCTAAATAATTAGGCCAGcctatttaaaaattagacaattcttgatgaattaattttttttgctggtttcattatttcaaattttatatctCAAGACTGTATTGATGTTTTAAAAGGGCACTATTTCCTGTTGGCATCAAAGGCTGTCATGCTGTTCTCTTTACAAATATGGGCAGAAGGGATTGATTCCTTATGACAGAATTTAGAGAATTTTGGAGGTTTTCTACAGTCTGCCACAGTGGCTCTGGGAGCTTTCTCTTTGGATCCAGGGCTCCAGGGAGGGGTTGGGTGGCTGGGGTTTGAGGACAGTAATGGCTCTGAAGAAGGAAACAGCCTGAGAAGAGAGGACTGGGGACTTCATGCTCCCTCTGCCATGTACATGACAGTGGTGTGGACTCGGCCTGCACAACTGATTCTTACAACATGGTGCCCGGCTCAGGGCAGGCTGTGTTGTCCCAGGCTTCAGAGTGGGGAGGCCACAGGCCCATGTCACTCCCTCACTCAACAAGAATGTCAAACCCAGGTCTTCTGGCTGCAAGAAACCCTTTTTAGAATTGTCATGAGAATTGTTTGCCCATAAAGTTCTCAGCTCAcaccaggcacatagtaggtgcttagcaAATGTTGGCCATTATTGATCATCAGAGAGGGTTTTcttgaatggaaaggaaagaaaaaagagaggaaggtaGAGATGTAGCAGAGACATGTTAAAGGACACAGGGGAGGGAACCCAGAAAACCCAGAGAGCCAGGGATGCCGTGGTGGTTTGTTGACTGAGTGGAGGTGCCATACAGAGAGCAGATGGAAGTCTAGTGCTGGGACAGGAGACCAAGCGTCCACACCTGCCTGTGTGCTCCTGCATGCACCGGGCgcctctctgcctctgactgGACAAACCAGCTCTGACTACCAGGAACACCAGGCTTATCTGCTCAGAATCCACTTGAGAATGTTGCTCGGTCAGTGGGTTGTCCTGAACACTCTTcagaccagtggttttcaaaaagTTTGACTATGACCCCGAGTAAGAAACTCATTTTCACCTcagtacacatatatattcataccGTGAACCCCAAACAACTCCTGTGAGACCGTACCTGCCCTCATgtatcccatcccatcccatgcAGCacattccacccccccccccggtttTTAATCCACTCAATTGACAGCACAAACCCATTAGTGGGTTCTGACCTATAGTTGGTGGACACGGCTTAGAGGACGCGTGAATGCGCAGGCCACCCCTGCTGAGCCAGGGAGGCCACCGCAAAGGGGTCTGGGAAATGAGAGGCCGtggaggggaggcggggcaggggtgtctggggcagccctggctcCTTCAGCCTCACAGCCCAGCTACTGAGGCCCGGCTGGCCCGGCAGGGTGTTTGCCACGACAGGGAAGCCCGTGGAACTTACACCTGCAGGCTGGTGGGAGCCCCCGTGTGGCCGGGCTGGCAGGTGGCAGATGGAAGGCCAGCGAAGGGCTGTTGTCCTCACGTCTCCGTGACCCGGGAAGGCCTGGGGCGAGGCCGTCCACCATTCCTCCCCTCGTCCCCGTGGCTCAGCACACGGTGGGCAAGACCGCGTGcgaagaggagggagggatgagcGCCAGCTGCTCTGGGCGGGCAGAAGCCAGTAAGGAGGGCTCTTCACTGCAGATGACTCCGAGGCCGGAGCTAAGCGGCCCAGGACCACCATCACAGCCAAGCAGCTGGAGACGCTAAAGAACGCCTACAAGAACTCCCCCAAGCCCGCCCGGCACGTGAGGGAGCAGCTGTCATCGGAGACGGGCCTGGACATGAGggtcgtccaggtgaggccccagctACCCGCCCCCGGCCTCCTCTGCCGTgtcggtggggtggggggggctgggcCTGCGTCCTCCTGCTGGGCTGTGGGGGGGCTGGGGTATGGATCTGCGCCCTCTGTGCTCTgccaggaggaggtggaggttCAGGGAGCACTCTGGGGAGCTGGGCTCGGGCCGTGACCCCGGGAAGGGAAGCTCCTGGAAGCAGAGAGGGAGTTctgaggccctggggcagggagtAGTGGGCTTGGGGCACTCCTGGCCCTGAGCTCCACCAACGCTTCAGCGCCTGTCTCCAGCTAGCTGTCTTGGGGAGCCTGGGGTTTGGGGTGGACACCCCCCGAGTGTGTCCTTTCTGCTTGTGTGGCAGGTTTGGTTTCAGAACAGAAGGGCCAAGGAGAAGCGCCTGAAGAAGGACGCGGGGCGGCACCGCTGGGGGCAGTTCTATAAGAGCGTCAAGAGGAGCCGCGGAGGCAgcaagcaggagaaggagagcTCTGCAGAGGACTGTGGGGTTAGTGACAGTGAGCTGAGCTTCCGAGGTGAGCAGGGCTGGAGGGGCGAGGCCGAGGCCTTAGGAAAGGCCCCTGGGAAACAGTAATTCTTGACACACAGGAGGGATCTTTCTTGAGGCCTGACGCCTGTCTCCTGAATGCAGGCTCTTCCCTGCGACTTGCAGtaaagggtggggggtgggggaggcagtggCCCTTTCAGGTGGGACAAGGAGGAGAAGACAAGAGAGCTCTGCTGCTGGAATGTGGAAGCTGGGTTCCCCAGGACCATGGGCCCCAAGGcctcccctcctttcctgctGACTGGGGCTCTCTCACCGGCCCGTGCAGCCAGGAGCAGACAGCTGTGTCTTGGCCCCTGCCCTCAGACCCTCTCCTGCATTTCCCTCCTTTGCAGGGGCGCTGGCCTCCCTCCCATGACCCCCTGGAGcaaccccttcctcctctcctggtGGTAGGGAGGACATGCTCAAGAGGCCCTTTGCCCCTGGGGGAGATCAATACTGTGAGTGCATGTGGGATGGGGACAGGCCTCACTTCTGAaatcccctcccccaccgcccacGTCATCCTGTCCCCTGCACAGAAGCTTCGCAGCATGCGCTCCGTTCAGATCTGTGCATCAGCAAAATTTGCAAATCACTGCATGCTCTGGATCTGAGGTTGTTTGCAAATAGCCGTACCTGTTCTCATTTACTGAGTCCTCAGCTGTGGAAGGTCCTCTGTTGTGGGTGGACAGGAAGAGTAGTGAGCGGGGGTCCGAAATCTGGTTGCCAATTGTGGCTCTCTCAGATTGATTTGCttcctcagtttctgcatctataACTGGGGAATAATCACATCCTTGCCCATCTCAGTGGTGGCGTGGGGTTCAATGAACATGGCTGACCATGGATGTGTTTGGGTGAAGCTCAGCACAGCTGAACACTTGGAAGACATGACTGCCACCACAGGGAGTCTGCGGCCCCCACAGAGGGTCGTATGGAGTGACAGGTATAGGCAAAAGGCCACATAATGGAGCTGAGCCTTTATCCTTCTGTTCCCTTTAAGGAGCATGAgatctcctttcttttccattttcaggGCAGAGTGGGGGGCGGGCAGGTTGCCAGGAGTGGGTGTTGAAGTTCAGTCTGGGGAGGCTTGCTAGGAACTGCTGCATAGGTCCAGAGTGGGAACAGAAGAGGAAGTTGGTGGGGCAGAGGATGGAACATGATGCCCCAAGAGGACTGTAGCTCACTCTAGAAGTCTGTCCTGTGGGGCCCCGGGAAGGGCTCAAGGGCCTGTGCTCACCTTCCAGTCCTGCTGGTTAGGAAAGCCATCTGATCTCATTTGAGCTGCCAAAATCCATGTCTGGGACACATGCAGGATGGTTAAGTCTTGCTTTGTAGCTCTTTTGTGTTGGGTGCACATGGGACCCCCGGTTGACCCGTCATGGGTCTCTCTGGATAATTctataacactttattttttaacactaaaACTGCTTGCCTCTGTTGGAGAGATGAGTTCTTCTAGGTAGCACAGATTCCATTAGAAACCCTTAATGAAAttcttcaagaaacaagaaggtCCGTTTGCCTTAATCAAGTCAATACTTTGTCCCCGGTGAAGAGCTTATTCGATAGAGAAACCACGTCTTTCAGTATTGAACCTGCTTTTCCAGGTAGACCAGAAGGATTTTGTATACATGCTTAAGAGTGGTCCTCAGCTACCCTTAGCACACGGGCCTGTTTCTTTCCCAACCAGTGAAACCAAGGACTTTTCTCAGCCTGAAAGCTTTCAGATTAAATCTTGTCAGCACGTAGTTTCCATTTGTGAGGTTGGTAACGTATGAGCCACAAACCTCAGGCATTCATATTCTTTAGCAGAGCCATTTTAGTACATGAGCCACACGGGGCCAACAAACTTACCAGACATCTGTCCAGCCTTCCGGGATCTGCATTCAGTCTCTGCAggtgtttcttctgtttttcccttgATGCGGGTCAGTCTCTGGATGCCAGGTTGACGTGTCTGTCTGACTCATGCATAGGCAGCGAGGCAGCTGCCATCCTTGGGCTTCTTTCTTGGTCATGTGTATTCCTAGGTTGTGAAGAACAGGGACCACTGGAGTCCTGGCGGCTGACAATAAATCTCCGTTCTTTTGTCCACAGAGGATCAAATTCTCTCAGAACTTGGCCACACCAATAGGATTTATGGCAACGTGGGGGACGTTACAGGCGGACAGTTAATGAATGGGAGCTTCTCCATGGACGGGACAGGACAATCCTATCAGGACTTGAGGGATGGGAGCCCTTATGGAATCCCCCAGTCTCCCTCCTCCATATCGTCCCTGCCATCCCACGCTCCTTTGCTCAATGGGCTGGATTACACGGTGGACAGTAATTTGGGCATCATTGCGCATGCAGGGCAGGGAGTCAGCCAGACGCTGAGAGCCATGGCTGGGGGACCCACCTCTGACATCTCCACAGGAAGCAGTGTAGGCTATCCCGACTTTCCAACTAGCCCAGCCTCTTGGCTCGATGAAATGGATCATCCTCCTTTTTAAacatctctcctccccaccctaccCGTCCTGGCTTGAGAAAATATCTTCAAGGATCAAAAGAGACTTGCCTTTTAAGGATCAAAAGTGCGCCAATGTgaatttccattattttcaatGGAAGTCCTCCGCTGATCCCTAGGTGGTCGAGAGACCACGCTAGGGCCCTGTCATCCCGGGGAAGTAGTGGGAAGGCGGCCTCCTCCCAGAACACAGCACAGGGGCGCAGAGCCTAGAGCGCTAGGGTGCTGCTTGGTGGCTTCCTACCCCCGTCCTGCTTACAGGCTTTGGCTGCTCGGTGCTTGTTGGCACGAGGTGACTGTCAGGCCATCTTGGCCTTTGGGAACTCTGCTCCGACGAGTGTGTCTCATGAGCTGCCTCCTGAACCACTGCTCTCTCCAGAACTGAGATTCCTAAGGTAGAGGCATCATGGCCCTTGAGTATAATAAAAGTGATTTCTGGACCACCCTATTGAACgctcattttgaaaataaaaaatcacttattaAAGGTCAGTGAAAACTTTGATGGCCACCGTTTGATATTGAAAATgtccccccttcttttttttttttgctgtgaaaAATATGACTTCTTCCCTGCCCAGAAGTACAAGCCAGACGATATTTGTCATTTTGGGTTTTTAAGAAATCCTGTCCCTCTCACTGAATCCTGATGGCAAGAAGTGGTTTTCCTTGCAGGTGACTCAGGCTGGAGCTGAGTGGCCCTGGACCATCACAGCGACGGCCCGACGAGTCCCCTCGGTGCACAGTGTGCCTTTTTAATTTGCTCCTATCATTCATTCCACAAGACAGGCTGTGGGTCGCAAAGGGATCAAAGCTAAAATTCGGAGAGAACAGAACGACAATCAGTGCACTCGGGCAGGCGCGCCGGGACTCTAACCATGCCCGCCGCTAGCTTAGCCGTGGGCAGACGTGCCTCCCCGAGCTCCCCATCCCGCGGACTGAGATGATACCACGTCATTCTTGCGGGAGCCGGTGTAGGTGAGCTCGCGAGCCCATCCGGCCAGCAgccagccctccccagccctttACAAAAGAGAGCTTTCTCTGGGGTAGCTGACTCAGCGGGACAGCGCTGGTCTCTTCCCAAAACTAGTAATGCTTTCTGGC carries:
- the LHX4 gene encoding LIM/homeobox protein Lhx4 isoform X1; the protein is MLLDDSEAGAKRPRTTITAKQLETLKNAYKNSPKPARHVREQLSSETGLDMRVVQVWFQNRRAKEKRLKKDAGRHRWGQFYKSVKRSRGGSKQEKESSAEDCGVSDSELSFREDQILSELGHTNRIYGNVGDVTGGQLMNGSFSMDGTGQSYQDLRDGSPYGIPQSPSSISSLPSHAPLLNGLDYTVDSNLGIIAHAGQGVSQTLRAMAGGPTSDISTGSSVGYPDFPTSPASWLDEMDHPPF
- the LHX4 gene encoding LIM/homeobox protein Lhx4 isoform X2 — protein: MTPNDSEAGAKRPRTTITAKQLETLKNAYKNSPKPARHVREQLSSETGLDMRVVQVWFQNRRAKEKRLKKDAGRHRWGQFYKSVKRSRGGSKQEKESSAEDCGVSDSELSFREDQILSELGHTNRIYGNVGDVTGGQLMNGSFSMDGTGQSYQDLRDGSPYGIPQSPSSISSLPSHAPLLNGLDYTVDSNLGIIAHAGQGVSQTLRAMAGGPTSDISTGSSVGYPDFPTSPASWLDEMDHPPF
- the LHX4 gene encoding LIM/homeobox protein Lhx4 isoform X3; the encoded protein is MEDGRLVCKEDYETAKQNDDSEAGAKRPRTTITAKQLETLKNAYKNSPKPARHVREQLSSETGLDMRVVQVWFQNRRAKEKRLKKDAGRHRWGQFYKSVKRSRGGSKQEKESSAEDCGVSDSELSFREDQILSELGHTNRIYGNVGDVTGGQLMNGSFSMDGTGQSYQDLRDGSPYGIPQSPSSISSLPSHAPLLNGLDYTVDSNLGIIAHAGQGVSQTLRAMAGGPTSDISTGSSVGYPDFPTSPASWLDEMDHPPF